Proteins encoded by one window of Xiphias gladius isolate SHS-SW01 ecotype Sanya breed wild chromosome 15, ASM1685928v1, whole genome shotgun sequence:
- the slc44a1a gene encoding choline transporter-like protein 1, with amino-acid sequence MGCCSSTERKRDWKPLEERSCTDIPWLIIFTLFCTGMVCICGYLIATGAASRLISGYDSYGNTCGQNNTKIDGVPLSGLDMKEKKYVFFLEPCNLDLINRRIKSVALCVSKCPDTELKTHNDLKKFALNNGSHLCSYDVSPTRYTSHSERFTKCPKLPVSQSKAIPLFHRCIPVDISCYAEFAQAFITFVSDNTVLRRVIAGVMASKEIIMGLCVMALVLSLIMMVIIRYISKVLVWILTVLVIIGSIGGTGLLWWLYADHRNALKNNTTSAFGNEVASDNVKALLVYAIGATIFTVVLLLVMFFMRKRVALTISLFHVAGKVFIHLPLLVLQPFWTFICLMLFWVYWIAVLLFLGTAGTPIKNNSTGVVEYQVQGPLQYLVWYHAVGLIWISEFILAFQQMTIAGAVVTYYFTRNKSQMPATPILSSMARTIRYHLGTLAKGSFIITLVKIPRLILTYIHSQLKGKENACARCMLKACVCCLWCLEKCLAYLNQNAYTATAINSTSFCTSARDAFLILVENALQVAAINTVGDFVLFLGKVLIVSCTAFAGVLALNYQRDYTVWVLPLLIVCLFAFLVAHCFLSVFENVVDVLFLCFAVDTKYNDGSPGREYYMDKALMEFVENSKKLGRYKPDEGDGREMKSMARGGTLA; translated from the exons ATGGGATGTTGTAGCAGCACAGAG AGGAAACGTGACTGGAAACCGCTGGAGGAGCGCAGCTGCACGGATATCCCATGGCTCATCATATTCACACTCTTTTGTACTGGAATG gtgtgtatttgtggcTATCTGATCGCCACAGGAGCTGCCTCCAGGCTTATCTCAGGATATGACAGTTACGGCAACACCTGTGGTCAGAATAACACCAAGATTGACGGAGTACCCCTCAGTGGCCTggacatgaaagaaaaaaa GTATGTTTTCTTTCTAGAGCCTTGCAACCTTGACCTCATTAACAGGAGGATCAAGTCCGTTGCCCTGTGTGTCTCCAAATGCCCCGATACTGAACTGAAGACACACAATGATTTAAAGAAGTTTGCTCTGAATAATG GCTCTCATCTCTGTTCCTATGATGTTTCTCCTACAAGATACACGAGCCATTCAGAGAGATTCACTAAATGCCCCAAACTCCCTGTTTCACAAAG TAAGGCTATCCCGCTGTTCCACCGCTGTATTCCTGTGGATATCAGCTGCTATGCTGAATTTGCTCAGGCATTCATCACATTTGTCAGTGACAACACTGTGCTGCGCCGGGTGATTGCTGGGGTGATGGCCAGCAAGGAGATCATCATGGGCCTTTGTGTTATGGCTTTAG TTCTGTCCCTGATCATGATGGTCATCATTCGTTACATCTCCAAAGTGCTGGTGTGGATTCTAACGGTTCTGGTAATCATCGGCTCTATAG GTGGGACAGGCCTCCTCTGGTGGCTGTACGCTGATCACAGGAATGCCCTTAAAAATAACACCACATCAGCATTTGGGAACGAAGTGGCCTCAGACAATGTCAAGGCCCTGCTTGTGTATGCAATTGGCGCCACAATTTTCACA GTGGTTCTCTTGCTGGTGATGTTCTTCATGAGGAAGCGTGTGGCCCTCACCATCTCCCTGTTCCATGTGGCGGGTAAAGTGTTCATCCATCTTCCCCTGCTGGTCCTGCAGCCATTCTGGACCTTCATCTGCCTCATGCTCTTCTGGGTCTACTGGATCGCTGTACTTCTCTTCCTCGGGACTGCAG GGACGCCAATAAAGAACAACTCCACAGGTGTGGTTGAATATCAAGTGCAAGGACCTCTTCAGTACTTGGTGTGGTATCATGCCGTGGGTCTCATCTGGATCAGTGAGTTCATTCTTGCCTTCCAGCAGATGACCATTGCTGGAGCTGTGGTCACCTACTATTTCACAAG GAATAAGTCCCAGATGCCAGCCACTCCCATCCTTTCTTCCATGGCACGTACCATCCGCTACCACCTGGGCACTCTGGCCAAAGGCTCCTTCATCATCACACTTGTTAAGATCCCTCGTCTCATCCTAACATACATCCACAGCCAGCTCAAAGGAAAG GAAAATGCCTGTGCTCGTTGCATGCTGAAAGcttgtgtctgctgtttgtggtGTCTTGAGAAGTGTCTGGCATACTTGAATCAG AATGCTTACACTGCGACAGCCATCAACAGCACCAGCTTCTGCACCTCCGCCCGTGACGCTTTCCTCATCCTGGTGGAGAATGCTCTCCAAGTGGCCGCCATAAACACTGTGGGCGACTTTGTCCTCTTCTTGGGAAAG GTGCTCATAGTCTCCTGTACAGCTTTTGCTGGCGTCCTGGCTCTGAACTACCAGAGGGACTACACTGTGTGGGTGCTGCCTCTCCTCATCGTCTGTCTGTTTGCCTTCCTTGTGGCCCACTGCTTcctttctgtgtttgaaaatgtggttgatgtcctcttcctctgctttgcCGTGGACACAAAGTACAATGATGGAAGCCCTGGACGGGAGTACTACATGGACAAGGCCTTAATG GAATTTGTTGAGAACAGTAAGAAATTGGGTCGGTACAAGCCAGATGAAGGAGATGGACGGGAGATGAAGTCAATG GCACGTGGGGGGACTTTAGCTTGA